A window from Haloarchaeobius amylolyticus encodes these proteins:
- a CDS encoding DUF7839 domain-containing protein produces the protein MPGEAADTDELSVLQSKRNATQYQILSQIAERQPAVSQQEIADEIGVTAQAVSDYLQDLVERGFVAKHGRGRYEVTKEGVDWLISRTEDLRRYVDHVSEEVIGQVDIETAIATGDIAEGETVSLSMENGVMHASPGDAGSATAVAVTDAGADEDVGVTDFEGVLDYDLGTVTVVSIPRIQRGGSRELPSETIADSAGEHDLLAAAGTEALVACRHAGLEPDIRFGTAEAVTEAATKGLDVLLVVVTDELSRHTDRLRDGSIGYEVVDAADQ, from the coding sequence ATGCCAGGGGAGGCCGCCGATACGGACGAATTGAGCGTGCTCCAGAGCAAGCGAAACGCGACGCAGTACCAGATACTCTCGCAGATCGCGGAGCGCCAGCCGGCGGTGAGCCAGCAGGAGATCGCCGACGAGATCGGGGTGACGGCCCAGGCGGTCAGCGACTACTTGCAGGACCTGGTCGAGCGGGGGTTCGTGGCCAAGCACGGGCGGGGTCGCTACGAGGTGACCAAGGAGGGGGTGGACTGGCTCATCTCGCGGACGGAGGACCTCCGGCGGTACGTCGACCACGTCTCCGAGGAGGTCATCGGGCAGGTTGACATCGAGACGGCCATCGCGACGGGTGACATCGCGGAGGGGGAGACGGTGTCGCTCTCGATGGAGAACGGGGTCATGCACGCCTCGCCCGGCGACGCGGGGAGTGCGACCGCGGTGGCGGTGACGGACGCGGGGGCGGACGAGGACGTGGGGGTGACGGACTTCGAGGGCGTGCTGGACTACGACCTCGGGACGGTCACGGTGGTCTCGATTCCGCGCATCCAGCGCGGGGGGAGCCGCGAACTCCCCTCGGAGACCATCGCGGATTCCGCCGGCGAGCACGACCTGCTGGCGGCGGCGGGGACCGAGGCGCTGGTTGCCTGTCGTCACGCCGGGCTGGAGCCGGACATCCGGTTCGGCACCGCTGAGGCGGTGACCGAGGCGGCGACGAAGGGTCTGGACGTGCTGCTGGTCGTGGTGACCGACGAGCTCTCGCGGCATACCGACCGGCTGCGCGACGGGAGCATCGGGTACGAGGTCGTGGACGCGGCCGACCAGTGA